Proteins encoded in a region of the Flammeovirga yaeyamensis genome:
- the tamL gene encoding translocation and assembly module lipoprotein TamL — translation MTTNRYFIIICFTFLLFGCSITKYIEEDKSFYTGAQIKYDTPDSIKIDEDLKYILSENLSIAPNKKNAAWYHFKAENAKRPKGLKKGLNKAFGEKPVYYDENLTKKTVELIQASLNNNGYFGSRVKYKNIQDSASKSTSVDYYVVVRDKPYVLDSVNWNLEDKNPFNRKIKNLSSKSILKKGNRYSLQAFRDERTRINTALKDSGYYYFSSNYLMFDLDSANEDRTINVYAYFKEMPDKVKRQYEIDTVILQPDFDLDGLNVSKRNHQKVDVDSGIVYYGDPVNLKPKILNETLQLRAGETYSRHDHQASLKQFSGLGVFKYVNMEFEPKETLDPYKGKMKVNAKMSQVTLHSVSTELSMSTWSTGYTGPELDFTWKNRNTFGGAERFSVTLFTGIQKQFGGNTNGVDVIFWYGFDTKLSIPRVIAPFDVRPGGDFYIPYTNFGLGFKRYHFFPSYSLNYFNTSYGFDWRTNEKIRHTLNPVAISYQATSSTDGTDIADAFPSLAETFRNQFILGSNYTFEYAPSWDKKVRNSSFYYKGNIDISGNMWYGIMQATGIEKNQETGQYQILGNPFSQYVKLTNDLRFYFKTTEKGSIATRLVAGYSVPWGNSTFLPFVKQYFVGGPNSLRAFRSRTLGPGSYKPSDDKDANSFSQHAGDIKLEGSVEYRYDLHQYLKLAAFVDYGNVWLASEDPEREGGEFEVGKVLDELAVGGGVGLRVDVQFFVLRLDFAMPFRVPYTPDDGDQWVIKKPSWNQLVFNLAIGYPF, via the coding sequence ATGACAACTAATAGATATTTTATAATAATATGCTTCACTTTTTTACTTTTTGGATGTAGTATCACAAAATACATCGAAGAGGATAAAAGTTTTTATACAGGCGCTCAGATAAAATACGATACCCCTGATAGTATTAAGATTGATGAAGATCTCAAGTATATACTATCAGAAAATTTATCTATTGCACCTAATAAGAAAAATGCTGCATGGTATCATTTTAAAGCTGAAAATGCGAAAAGACCAAAAGGCTTAAAGAAAGGATTGAACAAAGCGTTTGGGGAAAAGCCTGTGTATTACGACGAAAACCTCACGAAAAAAACAGTGGAGCTAATCCAAGCATCACTAAACAACAATGGGTACTTTGGATCAAGGGTTAAATACAAAAACATTCAAGATTCAGCGTCAAAATCTACATCAGTTGATTACTATGTTGTGGTAAGAGATAAACCTTATGTCTTAGATAGTGTGAATTGGAATTTAGAGGATAAAAACCCTTTTAATAGAAAGATTAAAAATTTAAGTAGCAAATCAATTCTAAAAAAAGGAAATCGCTATTCCCTTCAAGCGTTTAGGGATGAAAGAACAAGAATAAATACGGCACTGAAAGATAGTGGTTATTACTACTTCAGTTCCAACTATTTGATGTTTGATCTAGATTCTGCAAATGAAGACAGAACCATTAATGTCTATGCCTATTTCAAGGAAATGCCTGATAAGGTAAAACGCCAATATGAAATTGATACCGTTATTCTACAACCTGATTTTGACTTAGATGGTTTGAATGTTTCTAAGAGAAATCATCAAAAAGTAGATGTGGATAGTGGGATAGTTTATTATGGTGATCCTGTAAACTTAAAGCCAAAAATTCTGAATGAAACACTTCAATTAAGAGCAGGAGAAACCTATTCTAGACATGATCATCAGGCATCATTAAAGCAATTCTCTGGTTTAGGGGTTTTCAAATATGTCAATATGGAATTTGAGCCAAAGGAAACTCTAGATCCTTATAAAGGGAAAATGAAAGTGAATGCAAAGATGTCTCAGGTAACCTTGCATTCTGTTTCTACAGAATTATCGATGTCTACTTGGTCAACAGGTTACACCGGACCAGAGTTAGACTTTACATGGAAAAATAGAAATACTTTTGGAGGTGCTGAAAGATTCTCTGTGACACTCTTTACTGGTATACAAAAACAGTTCGGAGGGAATACAAATGGTGTAGATGTGATCTTTTGGTATGGTTTCGATACAAAATTATCTATTCCAAGAGTAATAGCACCTTTCGATGTTCGACCTGGTGGTGATTTTTATATTCCATATACCAATTTTGGGTTAGGATTTAAAAGATATCACTTTTTCCCGTCTTATTCACTAAACTATTTCAATACAAGTTATGGTTTTGATTGGAGAACAAACGAAAAAATTAGACATACATTAAACCCTGTTGCTATCAGTTATCAAGCTACATCTTCAACCGATGGGACTGATATTGCTGATGCCTTTCCTTCCCTTGCAGAGACATTTAGAAATCAGTTTATATTAGGTTCAAATTATACGTTTGAATATGCACCATCATGGGATAAAAAGGTAAGAAACAGTAGTTTTTACTATAAAGGGAACATAGATATTTCAGGTAATATGTGGTATGGTATTATGCAAGCCACAGGTATTGAAAAAAATCAGGAAACTGGGCAATATCAAATCTTGGGTAATCCTTTCTCTCAATATGTAAAACTGACAAATGATTTAAGATTTTATTTTAAAACTACGGAAAAAGGATCCATCGCTACTAGACTTGTTGCAGGTTATTCAGTGCCGTGGGGTAACTCCACATTCCTTCCTTTTGTAAAGCAATATTTTGTTGGAGGACCTAACTCCCTTAGAGCATTTAGATCAAGAACTCTAGGACCAGGTAGCTATAAACCTTCTGATGATAAAGATGCAAATTCTTTTAGCCAACATGCTGGTGATATTAAATTAGAAGGTAGTGTAGAGTATCGTTATGATTTACACCAATATTTAAAGTTAGCAGCTTTTGTTGATTATGGTAACGTTTGGTTAGCATCCGAAGATCCTGAACGTGAAGGAGGGGAATTTGAAGTAGGAAAAGTCTTAGATGAATTAGCTGTTGGTGGAGGAGTAGGCTTAAGAGTCGATGTTCAATTCTTTGTTTTACGACTAGATTTTGCCATGCCTTTTAGAGTTCCTTATACTCCAGATGATGGAGATCAATGGGTCATAAAAAAGCCGTCTTGGAATCAACTTGTATTTAACTTAGCCATTGGATACCCATTCTAA
- a CDS encoding ABC1 kinase family protein, whose product MLFSTKVKNIQRLQQIIKILLKYGFEDVVSTTSLKRFVPIDDWKRDNKPVLKFSRAERFRLVVEELGPTFIKFAQTLSNRPDILPQDLIEEFQKLQDNVPPFSEEEAIAIVEKETGMNLNDFVSFFDNKPLGAASIGQVHRARLKDGKDVVLKIQRPGAYEQILTDLRLLKEFVKHTHAFFLRHGLLNPDEVVETFEESIVSELDYTIEAKNLVQFRRANKDKDHVHIPYAHLEYTTKKLLVMEYVSGCKITDVRTIKSWGLSLKDVATSGMNIYLDQIFEQGFFHADPHPGNVLVRPDGKIILIDFGMIGRLSKYQRFGLANFLASMSRNDARGMALHLRRIAKETDHEDSKALEQDLNNMVDRYYTHGNEDATMAEVTTALQEIIYKHSLAVPGSIFLILRALAILEGIINVISPDLEVLPEIEPYAKKLAQEQFSFKNLSSDFYYTFYQLSSLFYNLPMEVRYILKKTRTGKLSINIDHKGLEPLIQQRKEAASNLNIVILISALLVTSALIMNAPIPYSSRNFLGMPFLSTIGFLSAFFMIIYLVIKPKNKI is encoded by the coding sequence ATGCTTTTTTCCACCAAAGTAAAAAATATACAACGACTTCAGCAAATCATTAAAATCTTGTTGAAATACGGATTTGAAGATGTAGTTTCAACTACTTCTTTAAAACGTTTTGTACCTATTGATGATTGGAAAAGAGATAATAAACCTGTACTTAAGTTTAGTCGTGCTGAAAGGTTTAGACTTGTAGTAGAAGAATTAGGTCCAACCTTTATTAAGTTTGCTCAAACTCTAAGTAATCGTCCTGATATTTTACCTCAAGATTTAATTGAGGAATTCCAAAAATTACAGGACAATGTCCCTCCATTTTCAGAAGAAGAAGCGATAGCCATTGTCGAAAAAGAAACAGGAATGAATCTTAACGATTTTGTATCCTTTTTTGATAATAAACCACTTGGTGCTGCCAGTATCGGTCAAGTTCACCGTGCTCGCTTAAAAGATGGGAAAGATGTTGTATTAAAAATTCAACGTCCGGGTGCTTACGAGCAAATCCTTACTGACTTGAGGCTATTAAAAGAATTCGTAAAACATACGCATGCTTTTTTCCTTAGACACGGACTTTTAAATCCAGATGAAGTAGTTGAAACTTTTGAGGAGAGTATAGTTAGTGAATTGGATTATACAATAGAAGCTAAAAATCTAGTTCAGTTTAGGAGAGCAAATAAAGATAAAGATCATGTTCATATTCCCTATGCTCATTTAGAGTATACCACGAAAAAATTATTAGTGATGGAATATGTAAGTGGTTGCAAAATCACTGATGTTAGAACTATTAAATCCTGGGGGCTTTCATTAAAAGATGTTGCTACTTCGGGAATGAATATATATTTAGATCAAATTTTTGAGCAGGGATTTTTCCATGCAGATCCGCATCCAGGTAATGTCCTGGTACGACCTGATGGAAAAATTATTCTTATTGATTTCGGTATGATTGGCCGATTATCTAAATATCAACGATTTGGTCTTGCTAATTTCTTGGCTTCAATGTCTCGAAATGATGCTAGAGGAATGGCACTTCACTTGAGGCGCATTGCAAAAGAAACTGATCATGAAGACAGTAAAGCACTAGAACAAGATTTAAACAACATGGTTGATCGTTACTATACTCATGGTAACGAAGACGCTACAATGGCTGAGGTAACCACTGCTTTACAAGAAATTATTTACAAGCATAGCCTTGCTGTACCCGGTTCAATATTTCTCATTTTACGTGCCTTAGCTATTTTAGAAGGTATTATAAATGTTATTTCACCAGATTTAGAGGTTTTACCTGAAATTGAACCGTACGCAAAAAAATTGGCTCAAGAACAATTCTCATTTAAGAATTTAAGCTCAGACTTTTATTATACTTTTTACCAATTATCTTCTTTATTCTACAATCTTCCTATGGAAGTGAGGTATATTTTAAAGAAAACGAGAACAGGTAAATTGTCTATAAACATTGATCACAAAGGATTGGAACCACTCATTCAACAAAGAAAAGAAGCTGCTTCTAACTTAAATATTGTGATCTTAATATCTGCTTTATTGGTTACCTCAGCATTAATCATGAATGCTCCAATTCCATATTCAAGTAGAAATTTTCTTGGAATGCCTTTTCTTAGTACAATTGGCTTTCTAAGTGCATTTTTCATGATTATTTATTTAGTTATTAAACCAAAAAATAAAATATAA
- a CDS encoding HIT family protein produces MASIFTKIIAGDIPSHKVYEDENYYAFLDIFPVQKGHTLIVPKKEVDDMFDLDDETLAGLYVAAKKVSKAIKAVFPCNRVGHAVIGLEVPHAHMHLIPINGMSDMNFEHKLKLDNEELAEIASKIREQL; encoded by the coding sequence ATGGCATCTATTTTTACAAAAATCATAGCAGGAGACATCCCTTCACATAAAGTTTATGAAGATGAAAACTATTATGCTTTTTTAGATATATTTCCGGTACAAAAGGGGCATACACTCATCGTTCCTAAAAAAGAAGTGGACGATATGTTTGATTTAGATGATGAAACATTAGCAGGCTTATATGTAGCAGCTAAGAAAGTTTCAAAAGCAATAAAAGCAGTATTCCCATGTAATAGAGTAGGACATGCTGTTATTGGATTAGAAGTACCTCATGCACATATGCACTTAATTCCTATTAATGGAATGTCTGATATGAATTTTGAGCATAAATTAAAATTAGACAATGAGGAGTTAGCAGAGATTGCATCAAAAATTAGAGAACAATTATAA
- the ligA gene encoding NAD-dependent DNA ligase LigA has protein sequence MTFKEAEQRVEELSNQIHDLDKKYREGAPDISDQEFDIMMNELIQLESDYPELLKVTSPSQRVGGEVSQNFENVAHAIPMLSLSNTYDKEDLTDFDDRIKKDINLDQVEYVCELKYDGVALSLTYENGILVRAVTRGDGIKGDDITKNARTIKSIPLQLTGEFPDILEVRGEVFMSKNSFEENNLKISVENEIRRQKGNKEQPLLANPRNAAAGALKQLDPKKVAEKKLDMYAYQIASDYEKITSHYDGLLRLKAWGFNIPDTFEINSDIDKVWDYITSWDQKRKDLPLETDGVVIKVNQMDLHKKLGNTAKSPRWAIAYKYKAEAAKTPLLSITYQVGRTGAITPVANLEPVQLAGTTVRRASLHNANEIERLDLHYNDVVYVEKGGEIIPKITGVDKTSRREGATKVNYIENCPACNSTLERKEGEAQHYCKNYECPPQIKGRIQHFVSRKAMNIDSLGGETIEQLISIGLIKDAGDLYSLTEEKLSQLDRFKEKSINKLLSGIEESKNIPYEQVIFALGIRSVGSTISEKLAEVFTDIDKLAEATEEEIAELYDVGSTVAVEVKKFFNSDVQLEFLDKLKSAGLKFKLEKQEVKDTLESKSFVCTGKFSIYSRNEMHALIKQNGGSVKTSISKNVDYLVAGEKAGSKLKKATELGITVLTEEEFSEMINN, from the coding sequence ATGACTTTCAAAGAGGCGGAGCAAAGAGTTGAAGAATTATCTAATCAAATACATGATTTAGATAAAAAATATAGAGAAGGTGCACCTGATATATCAGATCAGGAATTTGATATAATGATGAATGAATTGATTCAATTAGAATCAGATTATCCAGAATTATTAAAAGTTACCTCACCTTCTCAAAGAGTGGGTGGTGAAGTATCCCAAAACTTTGAAAATGTAGCACACGCAATTCCAATGTTATCTTTATCAAATACTTATGATAAAGAAGATCTAACTGATTTTGATGATAGAATAAAAAAAGATATTAATCTTGATCAAGTGGAATATGTCTGTGAACTTAAATATGATGGTGTTGCACTAAGTCTAACATATGAAAATGGTATTTTAGTTAGAGCAGTTACCAGAGGTGATGGTATTAAAGGTGATGACATTACTAAAAATGCTAGAACAATTAAGAGTATTCCTCTACAGTTGACAGGTGAATTTCCTGATATTCTTGAAGTGAGAGGAGAGGTGTTTATGAGTAAAAATTCCTTTGAAGAGAATAATTTAAAAATCTCTGTAGAGAATGAGATTCGTAGACAAAAAGGAAATAAAGAACAGCCATTACTTGCTAATCCAAGAAATGCCGCTGCAGGTGCACTTAAGCAGTTAGATCCCAAGAAAGTCGCTGAGAAAAAATTAGATATGTATGCTTATCAAATTGCTTCTGATTATGAGAAAATTACATCTCACTACGATGGACTTTTAAGGCTAAAAGCTTGGGGGTTTAATATTCCAGATACTTTTGAAATCAACAGTGATATCGATAAAGTTTGGGATTATATCACTTCTTGGGATCAAAAAAGAAAAGATTTGCCTCTTGAAACAGATGGAGTAGTTATTAAGGTAAATCAAATGGATTTACATAAAAAATTAGGTAACACTGCCAAAAGTCCAAGATGGGCAATAGCTTATAAATATAAAGCTGAGGCGGCAAAAACACCTTTATTATCCATTACCTATCAAGTAGGTAGAACTGGGGCAATTACACCAGTTGCAAATTTAGAACCTGTTCAATTGGCAGGAACGACGGTTAGAAGAGCATCACTACATAATGCAAACGAAATCGAAAGACTAGATTTGCATTACAACGATGTTGTTTACGTTGAAAAAGGAGGTGAGATTATACCTAAAATTACTGGTGTAGATAAAACATCTAGGAGGGAAGGAGCTACAAAAGTCAATTATATTGAAAATTGTCCTGCATGTAATTCTACTTTAGAAAGAAAAGAAGGAGAAGCTCAACATTATTGTAAAAATTATGAGTGTCCACCACAAATAAAAGGGAGAATCCAACATTTTGTAAGTAGAAAAGCAATGAATATTGACTCTTTAGGTGGTGAGACAATTGAACAGCTTATTAGTATTGGATTAATAAAAGATGCCGGTGATTTATATAGCTTAACAGAAGAAAAACTATCACAATTAGATCGTTTTAAAGAAAAGTCTATAAATAAACTGTTGTCAGGTATTGAAGAATCTAAAAACATACCATATGAACAAGTCATATTTGCACTAGGAATTCGTAGTGTAGGTAGTACAATATCAGAAAAATTAGCAGAAGTATTTACAGATATAGATAAGTTAGCTGAAGCTACTGAAGAAGAAATTGCTGAACTTTATGATGTTGGATCTACAGTTGCAGTTGAGGTTAAAAAGTTTTTTAATTCTGATGTGCAACTAGAGTTTTTGGATAAACTTAAATCAGCTGGTCTAAAATTTAAATTAGAAAAACAAGAAGTAAAAGATACATTAGAAAGTAAGTCTTTTGTCTGCACAGGAAAGTTTAGCATCTATTCTAGAAATGAAATGCATGCTTTAATTAAACAAAATGGAGGAAGTGTAAAAACTTCAATTTCCAAAAATGTTGATTATCTTGTTGCAGGAGAGAAGGCTGGTTCTAAATTGAAAAAAGCTACCGAATTAGGTATTACTGTTTTAACGGAAGAAGAATTTTCTGAAATGATAAACAACTAA
- a CDS encoding DUF6913 domain-containing protein, with protein MIELFKNKLIGNQLINKRLDKDRKHHNKFPLNDAKSIGLIFYIKDSEQLRSTLNESKIVDKIFPKGVKNIEFIFITEEKKIEFDVPFGYKIIPLSKVNWNKKNPESNIENFIKKEFDYLFSFTYGVSKILDQLVSQSYAICRVALGEHQDVDSHEMKLTYDQVSFTERIREAVDILHRMHK; from the coding sequence ATGATTGAACTTTTTAAAAATAAATTAATTGGTAATCAATTAATAAACAAACGATTAGATAAAGATAGAAAGCATCATAATAAATTTCCCCTGAATGATGCCAAATCTATTGGGCTTATATTTTATATAAAAGACAGTGAACAATTAAGGTCTACTTTGAATGAAAGTAAAATAGTAGATAAAATTTTCCCAAAAGGGGTAAAAAATATTGAGTTTATTTTTATTACAGAAGAGAAAAAAATAGAATTTGATGTTCCTTTCGGTTATAAAATAATTCCACTTTCAAAAGTAAATTGGAATAAGAAAAATCCTGAATCGAATATTGAGAATTTTATTAAAAAAGAATTCGATTATTTGTTTTCTTTTACTTATGGTGTTTCTAAAATTCTTGATCAATTAGTTTCACAATCTTATGCCATTTGTAGAGTGGCTTTGGGTGAGCATCAAGATGTGGATTCACACGAAATGAAATTAACTTATGATCAAGTTTCATTTACAGAAAGGATAAGAGAAGCAGTAGATATTTTACATCGAATGCATAAATAA
- a CDS encoding histone H1: MDKFTELKELIQQTEEDAQKFYNNKVAAAGTRVRKNMQDIKKLAQDIRLEIQEIKNNG; encoded by the coding sequence ATGGACAAATTCACAGAACTAAAAGAGCTTATCCAACAAACTGAAGAGGACGCTCAAAAATTCTACAACAACAAAGTTGCAGCGGCTGGAACTCGCGTAAGAAAAAACATGCAAGACATCAAAAAACTTGCTCAAGATATCCGTCTTGAAATCCAAGAGATCAAAAACAACGGTTAA